In one window of Henckelia pumila isolate YLH828 chromosome 1, ASM3356847v2, whole genome shotgun sequence DNA:
- the LOC140860109 gene encoding early light-induced protein 1, chloroplastic-like gives MAAATGMQMISCGAGLSSRINIAGPNQFARVPLFKIRDLKFRVRSTAEDGGDINNVADEKQKAAVPVPPQLFSTPPPPPQPEESTKITDIMAFDGPGPERINGRLAMIGFVAAIAVELTRGQGIFSQIQNGGIQWFIGTTVVLSIASLVPLFKGVSADSKSQGLMTSDAELWNGRLAMVGLIALAYTEYVNGGTLV, from the exons ATGGCAGCAGCAACAGGAATGCAAATGATCTCATGTGGAGCTGGTTTGAGTTCAAGAATTAATATTGCTGGTCCCAACCAGTTTGCTCGTGTGCCACTTTTTAAGATCAGGGACCTCAAGTTTCGAGTTCGAAGCACGGCCGAG GATGGTGGTGATATTAATAATGTTGCTGATGAGAAACAGAAAGCAGCTGTTCCAGTTCCGCCACAGTTGTTTTCAACACCACCTCCGCCGCCCCAGCCTGAGGAGAGCACCAAGATTACAGACATCATGGCCTTCGACGGTCCCGGCCCCGAGAGGATCAACGGCCGCCTAGCCATGATCGGATTCGTGGCGGCCATTGCAGTGGAATTAACCAGAGGACAAGGTATCTTTTCGCAGATACAAAACGGAGGAATCCAGTGGTTTATCGGGACAACTGTTGTGCTGTCCATAGCATCCCTCGTGCCATTGTTTAAAGGCGTGAGCGCAGATTCGAAATCCCAGGGATTGATGACATCCGACGCAGAGCTCTGGAATGGGAGGCTCGCAATGGTAGGGCTCATAGCTTTGGCTTATACCGAGTATGTCAACGGCGGGACTCTTGTGTGA